The following is a genomic window from Amycolatopsis sp. BJA-103.
GGGCACCGGCAACCCGAGGACCTGCGCGCAAGCCGTCGCGTGGGCCAAGGCACACGTGCACACCAACAACGACCCGGACTACTACCGCTGGTGCGACCGGATCAACTCGTGGGCCTACGGCTGGACCGCGAGCGGCTCGGAGACGGCCTACGTCCACTGGACCCAGCTCCCGGGTTCGTACAAGCACCCGGGTGACACCCAGGTCCCCGCGGGCGGGCTCGCCTTCTTCAGCAACGGCGGCACCGGGCACACGATGATCTCCATCGGCGACGGCAAGTTCCTGTCGAACGACATCAACGGCCCCGGCAGCTTCACCGAGACCACGATCGCGCAGATCAAGAGCAAGTGGAACTACACCTATCTCGGCTGGTCGCAGCCCTGGTTCAAGATCAACCACTGATCACCCGGGCCACCTGGGGGCGCCGCCGGACGAAGAGGTCTTCGTCCGGCGGCGTTCCTTCTTGTCAGGCGCGCCCAGCACCGGAAACAGCCCTTTCGTCGCATCGTGATAAAAATCGGCCACTCCGTCGGGTTAGAGTTGACGGATGGGCACCGAGGCTCTCGCTACTCCCGCACCCCGGGAGCAGCGTGTGCTCATGCAGGCGATGCTCACCCGGCTGCCCGAGTTCAGCGACCGCCTCGCCCGGCTGCTCAGCGACGAGGACGAGTTCTACCACCAGGTGGACAGCACCGCGCCGGACGAGCTGCGCAAGGTCTGCCGCGCGAATCTCGAGCGGGCGCTGACGGCGCTCGTGGAGGGCCGGGGGCTCCCGCTCGACGCGGCCCGCAAGACCGGTCTGGCGCAGGCCCGGCAGGGTATCCCGCTGCCGTCCGTGCTCCGCGCGTTCCGCATCGGCGGCATCTTCGTCTACGAGCGCCTGCTGGAACTGGCGGGCCCCGGCTTCATCAACCCCGCCCGCACGGTGGAGATCAACTCCAACGTGTGGAAGACCATCGATCTCTACTCCGACGCGCTGACCACCGCGTACAGCGAGGTCGCCGCCGAACTTTCCCACGAGAAGCTCGCCCTGCTCGACGGGCTGCTGCAGGGCCGGTTCGCCACCCAGGCCGAGCTCGAGAACGCCGCGAAGGAACTCGATCTCCCGGCCGCGGGCACGTTCGTCGCCGTCGTGACCGAAGCCGTCGAACCGAAGGAGCGCCCCGGCGTCGAGGCACTGCTGCGGGCGCGGCGCTGGAAGTCGGCGTGGCGGCCGGGTGCCGAAACCGGGCTGGTCGTGATCGACCGCGTCGAGGACGTCCGGCGGCTGCGCGACGTACTGGGCGCCCTGCCGCTGGCGGTGGGGATGAGCAGGCCGTTCAACGGCTTCCTCGAAGTGCCGGACGCGGTGCACCGGGCCCGGATCGCCCGCCGGTCGCTGTCCACCGGCACCACCGGCGTCGCCGTCTTCGGCGACTCGCCGGTCACCACGCTGGTCGCGAGCGCGCCCGCGATGTCGCGGGACGTCGTGCGCTCGGTGCTCACCGGGATCCTGGTGCTCCCCCAGGCCGAACGGCACGTCCTGCTCGACACGCTGGTCGCGTGGTTCGCCGGGCACGGCTCGGCGAAGGAGGCCGCGGACAGGCTGATCGTCCACCCGAACACGGTCCGTTACCGGCTGCGCCGGGTGCAGGAACTGACCAGGCGCGACCTGTCCGACCCGGTCGACGTCGGCGAGCTCTACGTCGCGCTGGAGGCGGTCCGGCTGGCGGACGACGCGCGCTAGCGCCTGTCCGGCGCCATGTCGGCGTCGATGATCCTCGCGAGGTCCAGCAGCGTGTGCCCGAGACCGGGCCGCGCGGTGAGCCGTACCGCGAGCGTGCGGCCGCGCGAGGTCGTGGCGACCGGCAGGGTCACCTCGGGATTCGCGGACCTCGTCCACTGTGGACGGCGCCCGGCCGCGGACAGCACGATGTCCGGATGCGGGGACCGCCGTCCGGGACGCCACCGTGATCTCCTGGCGTCGAGGTCGCGGATCACGTTGCCGTGCAACGAAAGCAACGCGGCGACGTCCGCGACAGCGTCGCGGAGTTCGACGTCGGTGATGGAGTCCGAGTACGCGCCGATGTCCAGGGCGCGGGGATCGTTCGGGTCTTGCGGCACAGAGTTCCTTTCCACGCACCGGAAGTCGTCCGATGGTGGTCCCGCTCACGTTGTTCCCGGGAACAAACATGTTTGGCTGCCTGCGCCGAATGGCGGCACCCGTACCGCCTTCCGGCCCTGCGGCGTACCTATGACCGTCGGTCACACCTTTGACGCTGACCGGTCCACCAGCCACTATCTGGCGACCGATTACCGATGGGTAATGTGGATTTTCCGTGGTCTCACCAGGAGGACCGTTGCGACGTGCGTTGAGCCTGATCTTCTTGGCACTAGGGGTGTTCGCCATCGCCGGCGCGGTGTTGCTGCCGACCTACGTGAAGCCCGAACTCGCCAAAGTGCCACTGAACCAGGAATCGACGTCGGTCCTCGAAGGCACCGCGTCCAAGGTGCTCGCGGTGAAGACCGAGGACGGCAAGACCGTCACCGAGATCCGTGACGACGCCAAGCTGAAGGCGACCGCCCGGGTGATCGCGAACTTCGCGCCGCCGGAGATGCGGGAGGGCACGGACGTCGCGGTGTGGCTGCTGGCCGTCTCGGTCGTCGACACCAGCGACCAGACCGTGGTCAGCGCGAGCAAACGGCAGGTCTGCTTCGACCGCCGCACAGCGGAGGGCTACGTGCCACCGGGCGGCGACCAGGAGTCGAAGTGCTCCCGCAACTCAAGCTTCGTCACGAAGCTCAAGGAGAAGGCCGCGAAGGAGAACGAGAAGCCCGAGGAGATCCAGGAGTACAAGCCGCAGCCCGGCCTGAACTTCAAGTTCCCCTTCGACACCGAGCAGAAGGACTACCAGGTCTACGACGACAACACCGGCCGCGCCGTCCAGGCCCGGTTCAAGGGCGTCGAAGACATCAAGGGCGTCGAGGTCTACAAGTTCGTCCAGGAGATCCCCGACACGAAGATCTCGACGAAGAAGGTGCCCGGCTCGCTCATCGGCGCCACCGGGGACTCCGTCGAGGCGGGGCAGTTCTACCAGGGCACCGTCACCAGCTGGATCGAGCCGGTGACCGGGATCCAGGTGAAGCAGGAACAGCGGTCGCACCAGGAACTCCGGTCGGCCGCGAATCCCACACCCACGGTGGTCTTCGACGGCAAGCTGACCTTCACCGAGGCGACCGTCGAGGCGATGGTCAAGCAGGTCGGCGAGAACAAGGGCAAGCTGGACTTCATCGGGAGCACCGGGCCGATCGTGCTCGGGATCGGCGGGGCGGCCTTCCTCGCGCTCGGGGTCTTCCTTCTGGTGAAGCGCCGCCCCGCACCTTCGCGCCACTAGCACTGGCAACAACTAGCGCTTGCGCAGCACCATCACCAAGTTCCACGACGCGACTTCCCGGACGCCGGGAACCCGCACGATCCACTGGGCCCAGGAGGGGTGGTAACGCGGATAGACCTCCTGGAGATCGGCGAGCGGCGTGGCCTTCCCCCACCGGATGGCCGCGCCGGCCGAAAAGGCGAAAAGGCTCTCCCCGAATTTGTTCTTCGGCTCCTTCCCGTTCTTTTCGAGATAACGCCGCCGGGCGTAGGAGCCACCCAGGAAATGCCATGGCGCCGTCTCGTGACCGCCCCACGGTGAATACCACGGCGTGAACGAGGCGAAAACCGTCCCGCCGGGTTTGGTCACCCGGCACATCTCGGCGAGCATGACCTCGGGTTCGGAAACGTGTTCGAGCACGTTCGAGGAATAGCAGATGTCCACGGATCCGGTGCGCACCGGCAGTTCCGTCCCGCTGCCCCGGACCATGTTCTCACCGGCCTCTCCCCGCGCCGTCAGCTCGCCGACGTCGGGATCTATCCCGAGATACGTGGCGCCGGCGGCACGGAAGGCGTCCGAGAAATAGCCTGGTCCGCCGCCGACGTCGGCGATGGTGCGGCCGTTCAACGGAGTGTGCTGGGCCAATTGCCTGACGGAGTCCTCGGCGAGCACCGAGTAGAAACCGTCCGGATCGGTCTGCTCGGTGAGAAAAGTACGGAACAAGGTCACGGATCTGCGCAAAGTGGCGCGATGCGGCATCACCGAGAGTGTCACTGACCGATTACCGACCATCGAACCATCGCTTTCCGAGAATGATTCATCTACCGTGTACGCACCGGTAACCTAGCATTGTCGCTAACAGGTTGGGAGAACCACGATGGAACGGCCACGTGTGCTGCTCGTCAACTGGCGCGACACCGGCCATCCGGAAGGCGGCGGCTCCGAAAGGTACGTCGAGCGGATGGCCGAGGGACTCGCCAAGGCCGGGTACCGGGTGGAGATCCAGTGCGCGGCCTATCCGGGCGCGAACGCCGGGGAGTGGCGCGACGGCGTCCGCTATCGCCGCCGTGGCAACAAGTTCGGCGTCTACCTCCACGCGCTGCGGGCGATCCGGAAGGCGCACGCGGACCTCGTGGTCGACGTCCAGAACGGGATGCCGTTCTTCGCCAGGCTGGTGGCGGGCTGCCCGGTCCTCGTGCTCGTGCACCACGTCCACAAGGAACAGTGGATCAGCGCGCTCGGCGAGACAGTGGGCCGGATCGGCTGGTGGATCGAGTCCCGGCTCGCGCCGTGGCTGTTCCGGCACTGCCGCTACGTCACGGTTTCCGAGATCACCAAGGGCGAACTCGCGGGCCTCGGCATCGAAGGATCCCGGGTCACCGTGGTGCCCAACGGTTTGGACGCTCCCCCGCGCGGCAAGGCCGTCCGGGAGAAGGAACCGACGCTGGTCGCGGTCAGCAGGCTGGTGCCGCACAAGCGGATCGAGCACGCGATCGACGTCGTCGCGGAACTGGCGCGGCGCTGGCCGACGCTGCGGCTCGAAGTCGTCGGACAGGGGCCGTGGGAAGAGGTCCTGCGCGAGCACGCCCGTGACCGCGGTGTCGAGGATCGCGTGCGGTTGCACGGCTGGGTGGACGAGGCCGCGAAACACGAGATCCTGGAACGGTCCTGGCTGCACCTGTGCCCGTCGGTCAAGGAGGGCTGGGGCATCGTCATCATGGAGGCCGCCGCGCACGGCGTGCCGTCGGTGGCCTACCGGGCGGCGGGCGGGGTGGCCGAATCCATCGTGGAGGGCAAGACCGGGCTGCTGGCCGACGACTTCGGCGATTTCACCGCGAAGGTGGACGGACTGCTCGCCGACCGGGCGCGCCGGAACGAGATGGGCAAGGCGGGTGTCACCTGGGCCGGCCTGTTCGACTGGGAACACAGCGTGAACCGCTTCGAATCACTCGTGCGCGACGTGGCCGGGGTGGCCATCCCCCATCCCAGGGTCCTGACGCCGCAAGGCTTCGACGATCCCGTCGGCCAGCCCGGCCGTGGCGGCGTCGTCGAAGTCCTTGCGGCGTGCGCGCACGGTGACGGTGCTCGTGTCCCCGATGGTCGCCGCGCCGAACGCCACGCCTGAGCGGCCGCTGGCCGCCGGGTAGAACGCGATCGAGGTGACCGCGTCGGCCGCCGAAACGATGCCGAGGTTGGAAACCAGGTAGGTCGAGCCGAGCCTGCTCGCCAGCAGCCGGGTGCCCAGCCGGGCGATCCTGCTGCTGCGGGCTGGAAAATCGGGTTCCGGCGGCTGGGCGGCCAGCAGCGCGCCCACTTCGGCCGCGACCGGCTTCTTGCCGAGCCGCAAGCGGAAGAAGGCGCTGTCGTGCTCGGGTTCGGGCGCGGCGCCGCCTCGCCATGACGCTCCGACCGCGGCCACCACCCTGGCGGTTTTCTCGCCGTGCCGGGTATTCCACGTCTCGGTCAGGTCGGCGGCCGCCGCCGCGAAAGCCGAGGACCCGAGACGTGAGCGAGGGAGGATCCTGGCGCTGAACACGTCCCCTGGGCCACTTTCGGCCCTTTCCGGGGTAATCCTCGCCGGAGGCGCGAAAACCGCTTCAGCGACTCTCTGGACGGCCGAGGTGAGGAACGACCGATCCGCCGTCCGCGCGCCGATTCCCTTGGCGGCGGACGAGATCGGGACGTCGAGGGCGAGTCCGAGGACGGCGAGCAGGCCGAGGCCGTCGAGCGCGCCGTGATGCGCGGCGATCAGCACGACGGGTTCGTCGGTGCCGACAGCGACGCGGAGCAGCGGCGCACCGCGTTCGTACGGCGCCTCGGCGAAACGATCCCGGATCACCGGGAGTTCTTCGCCGGGAACCGCTTCGATGCCGGGAGCGGCCCCGAGCCAGGGCCGCTCCTCGACCGCGACCGCCAGCCGCATCCGCGCTTTTTCCGGCGTCAGTACCGAAGACAGCTTCGCTTCCAGGAGGATGCTCCAGGAAACGGTGGGGTCGCCGTAGAGCCCGACGACGCGCTGCGCGTGGTCGGAGGCGAACTGGGACACCGGCTCAGCGGTTGCCGTAAATGACGTTCTCGGGGCCCGTGTTCGGGTTGAACTGCTCCTTGATCTTCGCCTGCACCTGGGGTGCGGCGTCCGGATCGGCGGAGTTCGTCAGCGCGTAACTCCCGCCCGCGGCCGTTGCGAGCCCGATGATGACGGCGGCGGCCGCGCCGATGAGGGTGCCCAAGACCTACTCCTTCCGCAGCAGGGAATTCCTGCGTCGGCTCAATGTACGCACCGGTAACTTAAGGCACAACAGTGCGGCGGCGATCGAGAGCAGCGCTACTCCGTTTGCCAGCACCACGGGGATCGGTGATCCCGTCTCGGTCACGACGGGCACACCGGGAGTGCGGTAAAGCGTGAGCCAGTCACCGGACCACACGGGTTCCGCGCCGGTGAGCAACCGCGGGTCGACCCGTCCCGGCGTCCCGTGTTCGACCAGGATCCAGCCGATTCCCGCCGCCGCCAGGTCTTCGGGCGACTTCGCGGCGCGGACACGGTCCATTCTGGAATCCTCGCCGGAGATCTCCTCGCCGCCGACCCGCAACGTGTCGTCGGCGAGGACGGTTTCGGGCAGTGCCCTCGGCGCCGGGT
Proteins encoded in this region:
- a CDS encoding class I SAM-dependent methyltransferase, whose product is MTLFRTFLTEQTDPDGFYSVLAEDSVRQLAQHTPLNGRTIADVGGGPGYFSDAFRAAGATYLGIDPDVGELTARGEAGENMVRGSGTELPVRTGSVDICYSSNVLEHVSEPEVMLAEMCRVTKPGGTVFASFTPWYSPWGGHETAPWHFLGGSYARRRYLEKNGKEPKNKFGESLFAFSAGAAIRWGKATPLADLQEVYPRYHPSWAQWIVRVPGVREVASWNLVMVLRKR
- a CDS encoding glycosyltransferase family 4 protein, whose protein sequence is MLLVNWRDTGHPEGGGSERYVERMAEGLAKAGYRVEIQCAAYPGANAGEWRDGVRYRRRGNKFGVYLHALRAIRKAHADLVVDVQNGMPFFARLVAGCPVLVLVHHVHKEQWISALGETVGRIGWWIESRLAPWLFRHCRYVTVSEITKGELAGLGIEGSRVTVVPNGLDAPPRGKAVREKEPTLVAVSRLVPHKRIEHAIDVVAELARRWPTLRLEVVGQGPWEEVLREHARDRGVEDRVRLHGWVDEAAKHEILERSWLHLCPSVKEGWGIVIMEAAAHGVPSVAYRAAGGVAESIVEGKTGLLADDFGDFTAKVDGLLADRARRNEMGKAGVTWAGLFDWEHSVNRFESLVRDVAGVAIPHPRVLTPQGFDDPVGQPGRGGVVEVLAACAHGDGARVPDGRRAERHA
- a CDS encoding PucR family transcriptional regulator, whose amino-acid sequence is MGTEALATPAPREQRVLMQAMLTRLPEFSDRLARLLSDEDEFYHQVDSTAPDELRKVCRANLERALTALVEGRGLPLDAARKTGLAQARQGIPLPSVLRAFRIGGIFVYERLLELAGPGFINPARTVEINSNVWKTIDLYSDALTTAYSEVAAELSHEKLALLDGLLQGRFATQAELENAAKELDLPAAGTFVAVVTEAVEPKERPGVEALLRARRWKSAWRPGAETGLVVIDRVEDVRRLRDVLGALPLAVGMSRPFNGFLEVPDAVHRARIARRSLSTGTTGVAVFGDSPVTTLVASAPAMSRDVVRSVLTGILVLPQAERHVLLDTLVAWFAGHGSAKEAADRLIVHPNTVRYRLRRVQELTRRDLSDPVDVGELYVALEAVRLADDAR
- a CDS encoding DUF3068 domain-containing protein, translating into MRRALSLIFLALGVFAIAGAVLLPTYVKPELAKVPLNQESTSVLEGTASKVLAVKTEDGKTVTEIRDDAKLKATARVIANFAPPEMREGTDVAVWLLAVSVVDTSDQTVVSASKRQVCFDRRTAEGYVPPGGDQESKCSRNSSFVTKLKEKAAKENEKPEEIQEYKPQPGLNFKFPFDTEQKDYQVYDDNTGRAVQARFKGVEDIKGVEVYKFVQEIPDTKISTKKVPGSLIGATGDSVEAGQFYQGTVTSWIEPVTGIQVKQEQRSHQELRSAANPTPTVVFDGKLTFTEATVEAMVKQVGENKGKLDFIGSTGPIVLGIGGAAFLALGVFLLVKRRPAPSRH